The proteins below are encoded in one region of Paramisgurnus dabryanus chromosome 2, PD_genome_1.1, whole genome shotgun sequence:
- the LOC135743793 gene encoding zinc finger MYM-type protein 1-like: MIVMMELGKEETDAESFAIKEETDAESFAIKEETDGESFTIKEETDGESFTIKEETDAESFTVTAENTEEQRGSDQWKLEVKYLEMKENSVLSLQNYPFASRSDEEKIRIKELGPDQPNLNIQQQSSDRGRPYTRSFSRTTYGKRIWLAGCDVSHAFYCFPCLLFQSPGTETLWTTKGFRDLKHLSERCKRHESSRSHLENAMKLQFFGKLSIAEQLDEGYRIGIKRHNEEVTKNRHILSRIIDCVKFCGAFELALHRHDGSSDNPGIFRGLVDFVASLDGVLKEQLENAAVFKGTLETMQNELFDRMLSVVRDHIIQEAQTSAFLSIQVDETTDIATQLVLVLRYIDAKSNVQERFFAFIPLNSTTADSIATALKEHLAVILPEDQKSKLISQAYDGASVMRGVQRKVQDVYPNAHYIHCYAHQLHQIVQQATSYIPKVRIFFSDLEGFASFFTRSTKRTDVLDKVIARRLPTSSGVRWNVHSRPIDIVFAHREDLIRCFETIRDSSGFDPVSIREAVALAMLLEDQDFTFFLQLFHKVMPHVDLLYAKLQKKDIDSVHIKGSIEQFQLGIQNVRNSFHSLVDQSVEGGSRPKRRRPLNPEGVAAEVCDAILKHTKERFFFTNHLVSATLLQADRFAEYTNVFPEDAVSKTLKAYPVLCGSKLKTELSLIYHKEEFRSCCGAVDLLRLFMENSLEEVFSETVTLLKILITTPMTTVEAERCFTTLKRIKTFLRNTVTQERLNALAMLSMEKRLVTEITDFNQKVIEKFASLKERTNFLFK, encoded by the exons ATGATTGTAATGATGGAGCTTGGTAAAGAGGAGACTGATGCTGAATCATTCGCAATTAAAGAGGAGACTGATGCTGAATCATTCGCAATTAAAGAGGAGACTGATGGTGAATCCTTCACAATTAAAGAGGAGACTGATGGCGAATCCTTCACAATTAAAGAAGAGACTGATGCTGAATCATTTACAGTAACAGCTGAAAATACCGAAGAACAAAGAG GTTCTGATCAATGGAAGCTGGAGGTGAAATATCTCGAGATGAAGGAAAATTCAGTTTTATCTTTACAAAACTACCCTTTTGCAAGCCGTTCGGATGAAGAAAAAATAAGGATCAAGGAGCTTGGACCAGATCAACCCAACTTGAATATTCAGCAGCAATCAAGTGATCGCGGTCGCCCTTACACTCGGTCGTTTTCCAGGACGACTTATGGCAAACGGATTTGGCTGGCTGGATGCGATGTGAGCCATGCATTTTACTGTTTTCCTTGTTTACTGTTTCAAAGTCCAGGCACAGAGACATTGTGGACTACGAAAGGTTTTCGTGACTTAAAACACCTGTCAGAAAGGTGTAAGCGACACGAAAGTAGCCGGAGCCATCTTGAGAATGCTATGAAGCTTCAGTTTTTTGGGAAGCTTAGCATTGCTGAACAGCTTGATGAAGGCTACAGGATAGGCATTAAAAGACACAATGAGGAGGTTACTAAAAATCGACACATCCTGTCCAGAATAATAGACTGTGTGAAATTTTGTGGTGCCTTCGAGCTGGCTTTGCACAGACATGATGGGAGCTCCGATAATCCCGGGATTTTTCGTGGTTTGGTCGATTTTGTGGCTTCCCTCGACGGAGTCTTAAAAGAGCAACTCGAGAATGCTGCCGTGTTCAAGGGAACTTTGGAAACCATGCAGAACGAGTTGTTTGACCGTATGTTGTCTGTTGTGAGGGATCATATAATTCAGGAAGCACAGACCAGCGCCTTTCTTTCCATTCAGGTTGACGAGACCACTGATATTGCAACACAACTTGTGCTTGTGCTGCGCTACATTGATGCCAAAAGCAATGTACAGGAGAGGTTTTTTGCGTTTATTCCTCTGAATTCTACTACGGCTGATTCCATCGCTACAGCACTAAAAGAGCATCTTGCGGTCATCCTTCCCGAGGACCAGAAGAGTAAGCTCATCTCTCAAGCCTATGATGGAGCCAGCGTGATGAGGGGTGTTCAACGAAAGGTTCAAGATGTGTACCCTAATGCCCATTACATCCACTGCTACGCACATCAGCTCCATCAAATAGTGCAACAGGCCACATCTTACATACCCAaagtgagaatttttttttctgaccTTGAAGGATTTGCCAGCTTTTTTACGAGATCAACCAAGCGCACTGATGTTCTTGATAAAGTAATTGCCCGTAGACTACCAACATCAAGTGGCGTTCGATGGAACGTCCACAGCCGTCCCATTGATATAGTGTTTGCGCACAGAGAGGACCTCATCCGCTGTTTTGAAACTATACGAGACTCGAGTGGCTTTGACCCTGTTTCCATCAGAGAGGCAGTAGCATTGGCCATGCTGCTGGAGGATCAGGATTTTACGTTTTTTCTGCAACTTTTTCACAAGGTCATGCCACACGTGGACCTCCTTTATGCCAAACTTCAAAAAAAGGACATAGATTCAGTCCACATTAAGGGAAGCATTGAGCAGTTCCAGCTGGGCATACAGAATGTCAG AAATTCTTTTCATTCCCTGGTTGACCAAAGCGTTGAAGGTGGTTCTCGACCAAAGAGACGGCGACCGCTCAATCCAGAAGGGGTTGCAGCAGAG GTCTGTGATGCCATACTCAAACACACAAAGGAACGGTTCTTCTTCACAAACCATCTTGTCAGTGCCACCTTGCTACAAGCAGACAGGTTTGCAGAGTACACAAATGTGTTTCCCGAAGATGCAGTAAGTAAGACTTTGAAGGCTTATCCTGTGCTTTGTGGGAGTAAGCTGAAGACAGAGCTCAGTCTCATCTACCACAAGGAAGAGTTCAGAAGCTGTTGTGGTGCTGTGGACCTTCTCCGGCTGTTTATGGAGAACagtcttgaagaggttttttCGGAGACCGTCACTCTTCTAAAGATCCTCATCACCACACCCATGACCACAGTAGAAGCTGAGAGGTGCTTCACAACTTTAAAAAGAATTAAGACTTTTTTGAGAAATACCGTGACCCAGGAAAGGCTGAATGCCTTGGCCATGTTATCAATGGAAAAGAGACTGGTGACTGAGATAACCGACTTTAACCAGAAGGTCATTGAAAAATTTGCAAGCCTGAAAGAAAGAACAAACTTTCTTTTCAAATAA